The Mycolicibacterium hassiacum DSM 44199 genome includes a window with the following:
- the bla gene encoding class A beta-lactamase, protein MTPLTRRRVLLGGAALAALAAHPVRTALAAPGDVTTQLAELERRHAAHIGVYARNLASGRTIAHRSGEPFAMCSTFKTYAAARVLQLVDRGEANLEETMFVDPAAILINSPVTAERAGGVMTLSELCQAALQRSDNAAANLLLHRIGGPPAITAFARGIGDDRTRLDRWEPELNAAVPGDPRDTSTPEALAGGYRALLDGEVLSPLRRGLLDAWMRANQTSSMRAGFPPGWTSADKTGSGDYASTNDVGIAYGPAGERLLLAFMARSARDNPDAEGLRPLIGELAALIVPALTA, encoded by the coding sequence ATGACCCCATTGACCCGACGGCGGGTGCTGCTCGGCGGTGCCGCGCTCGCGGCGCTGGCCGCGCACCCGGTCCGGACCGCGCTGGCCGCTCCCGGCGACGTCACAACGCAATTGGCCGAGCTGGAACGACGCCATGCTGCCCACATCGGGGTGTACGCGCGCAATCTGGCGTCGGGCAGGACGATCGCGCACCGCAGTGGCGAGCCGTTCGCAATGTGCTCGACGTTCAAGACCTATGCGGCGGCCCGGGTGCTGCAGCTGGTCGACCGCGGCGAGGCGAACCTCGAGGAGACGATGTTCGTCGACCCCGCGGCGATCCTGATCAACTCGCCGGTCACCGCGGAGCGGGCCGGCGGCGTGATGACGTTGAGCGAACTGTGCCAGGCCGCACTGCAGCGCAGCGACAACGCCGCCGCCAACCTGTTGTTGCACCGCATCGGCGGTCCGCCGGCGATCACCGCGTTCGCCCGCGGCATCGGCGACGACCGCACCCGGCTGGACCGCTGGGAACCGGAACTCAACGCCGCGGTCCCCGGCGATCCGCGCGACACCAGCACCCCCGAGGCGCTGGCCGGCGGGTACCGGGCGCTGCTCGACGGCGAGGTGCTCAGCCCGTTGCGGCGCGGCCTGCTGGATGCCTGGATGCGGGCGAACCAGACCTCCAGCATGCGCGCCGGTTTCCCGCCCGGCTGGACCAGCGCCGACAAGACCGGCAGCGGGGACTACGCCAGCACCAACGACGTCGGCATCGCCTACGGACCCGCCGGCGAACGGTTGCTGCTGGCGTTCATGGCCCGTTCGGCGCGCGACAACCCCGACGCCGAGGGCCTGCGCCCGCTCATCGGGGAACTCGCCGCGCTGATCGTGCCGGCGCTGACCGCCTGA
- the aldR gene encoding HTH-type transcriptional regulator AldR yields the protein MTDRNAKDGVSGAAPPNDLRPVELDDIDRRILAELHADARIPNNALAERVGIAPSTCHGRVRRLQETGVIRGFYTDIDPAALGLTLQAMISVSLRASARGKIRSFIQQMRRKPQVMDVYFLAGADDFLLHVAARDTEDLRSFVVEHLNSDADVAGTQTSLIFEHLRGASPL from the coding sequence ATGACTGACAGAAATGCGAAAGACGGCGTTTCTGGGGCCGCGCCGCCGAATGATCTTCGGCCCGTCGAGCTCGACGACATCGACCGGCGCATCCTGGCCGAACTGCACGCCGACGCGCGGATACCCAACAACGCGCTGGCCGAACGCGTCGGCATCGCGCCGTCGACCTGCCACGGCCGGGTCCGGCGGCTGCAGGAGACCGGGGTGATCCGCGGCTTCTACACCGACATCGATCCGGCCGCGCTCGGCCTGACCCTGCAGGCGATGATCTCGGTGAGCCTGCGGGCCAGCGCGCGCGGCAAGATCCGCAGCTTCATCCAGCAGATGCGGCGTAAACCGCAGGTGATGGACGTCTACTTCCTGGCCGGTGCCGACGACTTCCTGCTGCACGTGGCCGCCCGCGACACCGAGGACCTGCGGTCCTTCGTGGTGGAGCACCTCAACTCCGACGCCGATGTCGCCGGCACCCAGACATCGCTGATCTTCGAGCACCTGCGCGGCGCCTCGCCGCTGTAG
- the rpsO gene encoding 30S ribosomal protein S15 → MALTAEQKREILKEYGLHETDTGSPEAQVALLTRRIQDLTEHLKVHKHDHHSRRGLLLLVGRRRRLLKYVAQVDVERYRRLIERLGLRR, encoded by the coding sequence GTGGCGCTTACTGCCGAGCAGAAGAGGGAAATCCTCAAAGAGTACGGCCTGCACGAGACCGACACCGGTTCGCCGGAGGCGCAGGTCGCGCTGCTGACCCGGCGCATTCAGGACCTCACCGAGCACCTCAAGGTGCACAAGCACGACCACCACTCGCGGCGTGGTCTGCTGCTGCTGGTGGGCCGCCGGCGCCGGCTGCTCAAGTACGTCGCCCAGGTGGACGTGGAGCGCTACCGCCGCCTGATCGAGCGGCTCGGACTGCGCCGCTGA
- the mntR gene encoding manganese-binding transcriptional regulator MntR, with protein sequence MVAQDYLKAIWTAQEWSHEKVSTKMLAERIGVSASTASESIRKLADQGLVNHEKYGAVTLTDAGRAAALAMVRRHRLMETFLMRELGYSWDEVHDEAEVLEHAVSDRMLARIDAKLGYPTRDPHGDPIPAPDGRVPTPDARQLSLCQEGVTGAVARISDADPEMLRYFDSVGIRLDARLRVVARRDFAGMMSVAIRPADAAENDPGTMIDLGLPAAEAIWVVC encoded by the coding sequence ATGGTCGCTCAGGATTACCTGAAGGCGATCTGGACCGCTCAGGAGTGGTCGCACGAGAAAGTCAGCACGAAGATGCTGGCCGAGCGCATCGGGGTGTCGGCCAGCACGGCGTCCGAGTCGATCCGCAAACTCGCCGATCAGGGGCTGGTCAATCACGAGAAGTACGGCGCGGTGACGTTGACCGATGCCGGCCGGGCCGCGGCGCTGGCGATGGTGCGCCGGCACCGGCTGATGGAGACCTTCCTGATGCGCGAGCTCGGCTACAGCTGGGACGAGGTCCACGACGAGGCCGAGGTTCTCGAACACGCGGTGTCGGACCGGATGCTGGCGCGCATCGACGCCAAACTCGGCTATCCCACGCGTGACCCGCACGGCGACCCGATCCCGGCCCCGGACGGCCGGGTGCCCACCCCCGATGCCCGGCAGCTGTCGCTCTGCCAGGAGGGCGTCACCGGCGCCGTGGCCCGGATCTCCGACGCCGATCCGGAGATGCTGCGCTACTTCGACAGCGTGGGAATCCGGTTGGATGCGCGGCTGCGGGTGGTGGCCCGCCGCGATTTCGCGGGGATGATGTCGGTGGCGATCCGGCCGGCGGACGCGGCCGAGAACGATCCCGGCACCATGATCGATCTGGGTCTGCCCGCCGCCGAGGCGATCTGGGTGGTGTGCTGA
- a CDS encoding bifunctional riboflavin kinase/FAD synthetase: MQRWRGQDDIPTDWGRCVVTIGVFDGVHRGHQELISHAVKSGRARGVPTVLMTFDPHPMEVVFPGSHPAQLTTLARRAELVEELGIDVFLVMPFTADFMKLSPERYIHELLVERLHVVEVVVGENFTFGKKAAGNVELLRKAGERFGFHVEAMSLVVEQHGEEVVTFSSTYIRSCVDAGDVVAAAEALGRPHRVEGVVVRGDGRGRGLGFPTANIAPPMYSAIPADGIYAAWFTVLGHGEGAGELVPGERYQAAVSVGTNPTFSGRTRTVEAYVLDVSADLYGQHVAVDFVARLRGQQKFDRVEDLVEQMHADTERTRAVLAADRP; the protein is encoded by the coding sequence GTGCAGCGTTGGCGCGGACAGGACGATATTCCGACCGACTGGGGCCGGTGCGTCGTCACCATCGGCGTGTTCGACGGCGTGCACCGCGGCCACCAGGAGCTGATCAGCCATGCGGTCAAGTCCGGCCGGGCACGCGGGGTGCCCACCGTGCTGATGACCTTCGACCCGCACCCGATGGAGGTGGTGTTCCCCGGCAGCCATCCGGCGCAGCTGACCACCCTGGCCCGGCGTGCCGAACTGGTCGAGGAGCTCGGCATCGACGTGTTCCTGGTGATGCCGTTCACCGCCGACTTCATGAAGCTGTCGCCCGAGCGCTACATCCACGAACTGCTCGTCGAGCGGCTGCACGTGGTCGAGGTCGTGGTGGGGGAGAACTTCACCTTCGGCAAGAAGGCCGCCGGCAACGTCGAGCTGTTGCGCAAGGCCGGGGAGCGGTTCGGCTTCCACGTCGAGGCGATGTCGCTGGTCGTCGAACAGCACGGTGAGGAGGTCGTCACGTTCTCCTCGACCTACATCCGGTCCTGTGTGGACGCCGGTGACGTGGTGGCCGCCGCCGAGGCGCTGGGCCGTCCGCACCGGGTCGAGGGCGTGGTGGTGCGTGGCGACGGGCGCGGCCGCGGCCTGGGCTTCCCCACCGCCAACATCGCGCCCCCGATGTACTCGGCGATCCCGGCCGACGGGATCTACGCCGCCTGGTTCACCGTGCTCGGCCACGGTGAGGGCGCCGGCGAACTCGTGCCCGGCGAGCGCTACCAGGCCGCGGTGTCGGTGGGCACCAACCCGACGTTCTCCGGGCGCACCCGCACCGTCGAGGCCTACGTGCTGGACGTCTCGGCCGACCTGTACGGCCAGCACGTCGCGGTCGACTTCGTCGCCCGGCTGCGCGGCCAGCAGAAGTTCGACCGGGTCGAGGACCTCGTCGAGCAGATGCACGCCGACACCGAACGCACCCGGGCGGTGCTCGCCGCCGACCGCCCGTGA
- a CDS encoding M16 family metallopeptidase codes for MPRAAASRPLRRSARGDESTAALRRTVLPGGLRVVTEHIPSSHSASVGVWVDVGSRDEGPTVAGAAHFLEHLLFKSTPTRSAVDIAQAVDAVGGELNAFTSREHTCYYAHVLDSDLELAIDLVSDVVLRGRCAKEDVEIERAVVLEEIAMRDDDPEDSLGDAFLAAMFGDHPVGRPVIGTAESIANMTRAQLHSFHVRRYIPERMVVAVAGNVDHDEVVGLVREYFGSHLVRGRKPHPPRKGAARISGKPTLRVVTREAEQTHLTLGVRTPGRHWEHRWALSVLNTALGGGLSSRLFQEIRETRGLAYSVYSTIDEFADGGALSIYAACLPDRFADVARVTTDVLADVARDGITETEFRIAKGSLRGGLVLNLEDSGSRMNRIGRSELNYGAHHSIDDTLARIDAVTLDEVNMVARKLLSRRYGGAVLGPLTSKRSLPQPLRALAD; via the coding sequence ATGCCGCGAGCAGCCGCAAGTAGACCTCTGCGCCGCAGCGCACGCGGCGATGAATCGACGGCGGCACTACGCCGAACCGTATTGCCCGGAGGACTCCGGGTCGTCACCGAACACATCCCGTCGTCGCACTCGGCGTCGGTCGGGGTGTGGGTCGACGTCGGGTCCCGCGACGAGGGTCCCACCGTCGCCGGCGCTGCGCACTTCCTCGAGCACCTGCTGTTCAAGTCCACCCCGACCCGCTCGGCGGTCGACATCGCCCAGGCCGTCGACGCGGTGGGGGGTGAACTCAACGCGTTCACCTCGCGCGAGCACACCTGCTACTACGCCCATGTGCTCGACAGCGACCTCGAGCTGGCCATCGACCTGGTCTCCGATGTGGTGCTGCGCGGACGCTGCGCCAAGGAGGACGTCGAGATCGAGCGGGCCGTGGTGCTCGAGGAGATCGCCATGCGCGACGACGACCCGGAGGACTCGCTCGGCGACGCGTTCTTGGCCGCGATGTTCGGCGACCACCCGGTCGGGCGCCCGGTGATCGGCACCGCGGAGTCCATCGCGAACATGACCCGTGCCCAACTGCACTCGTTCCACGTGCGCCGCTACATCCCGGAGCGGATGGTGGTCGCGGTGGCCGGCAACGTCGACCACGACGAGGTCGTCGGCCTGGTGCGGGAGTACTTCGGTTCCCACCTGGTGCGCGGGCGCAAACCACACCCGCCGCGCAAGGGGGCGGCACGCATCTCCGGCAAACCCACGCTGCGGGTGGTCACCCGTGAGGCCGAGCAGACCCACCTGACGCTGGGGGTGCGGACCCCCGGTCGGCACTGGGAGCACCGCTGGGCGTTGTCGGTGCTCAACACCGCGCTCGGTGGCGGGCTGAGTTCGCGTCTGTTCCAAGAGATCCGGGAAACCCGGGGGCTGGCCTACTCGGTGTACTCGACGATCGACGAGTTCGCCGACGGCGGCGCGCTGTCGATCTACGCGGCGTGTCTGCCGGACCGGTTCGCCGACGTCGCTCGGGTGACCACCGATGTGCTCGCCGATGTGGCGCGCGACGGGATCACCGAGACCGAGTTCCGGATCGCCAAGGGGTCACTGCGCGGCGGGCTGGTGCTCAACCTCGAGGACTCCGGGTCGCGGATGAACCGGATCGGCCGCAGCGAGCTGAACTACGGCGCCCACCACAGCATCGACGACACGCTCGCCAGGATCGACGCGGTCACCCTCGACGAAGTCAACATGGTCGCCCGCAAACTGCTCAGCCGCCGCTACGGTGGGGCGGTGCTCGGACCGCTAACTTCGAAAAGGTCGCTGCCGCAGCCGCTTCGAGCCCTGGCCGACTAG
- a CDS encoding polyribonucleotide nucleotidyltransferase, with protein sequence MSVNQIEDGVYESTAVIDNGSFGTRTVRFETGKLALQAAGSAVAYLDDETMVLSATTASKTPKEHFDFFPLTVDVEERMYAAGRIPGSFFRREGRPSTDAILTCRLIDRPLRPSFVEGLRNEIQIVVTVLSLDPNDLYDVLAINAASASTQLGGVPFSGPIGGVRVALIPDAGNTGATWVAFPTVKQLEGAVFDMVVAGRVLPDGDVAIMMVEAEATENVIELVKGGAPAPTEAVVAEGLEAAKPFIKVLCAAQQELAEHAAKPVGEYPLFPDYEQDVYDAVAAVATDALSEALTIAGKTERNERTDEIKLEVLERLGEQFAGREKEIGAAFRALTKKLVRQRILKDRVRIDGRGVTDIRALYSEVAVVPRAHGSALFERGETQILGITTLDMMKMAQQVDSLGPETTKRYMHHYNFPPYSTGETGRVGAPKRREIGHGALAERALIPVLPSVEEFPYAIRQVSEALGSNGSTSMGSVCASTLALLNAGVPLKAPVAGIAMGLVSDEVEVEQPDGTKKTERRYVALTDILGAEDAFGDMDFKVAGTREFVTALQLDTKLDGIPSQVLADALAQAKDARLTILDVMADAISEPDEMSPYAPRITTIKVPVDKIGEVIGPKGKVINQITEETGAEISIEDDGTVYVGATDGPSAQAAIDRINAIANPQMPKVGERFLGTVVKTTDFGAFVSLLPGRDGLVHISKLGKGKRIAKVEDVVSVGEKLRVEIADIDNRGKISLILVNDDDESAGSSNAAPADAASSRK encoded by the coding sequence ATGTCTGTAAATCAGATTGAAGACGGCGTGTACGAGTCGACCGCCGTGATCGACAACGGGAGCTTCGGCACCCGCACCGTCCGCTTCGAAACCGGAAAACTCGCCCTGCAGGCCGCCGGCTCGGCCGTCGCCTACCTCGACGACGAGACGATGGTGCTGAGCGCGACCACCGCCAGCAAGACCCCGAAGGAGCATTTCGACTTCTTCCCGCTGACCGTCGACGTCGAGGAACGCATGTACGCCGCGGGACGCATCCCCGGCTCGTTCTTCCGCCGCGAGGGTCGGCCCTCCACCGATGCGATCCTGACCTGCCGGCTGATCGACCGGCCGCTGCGCCCGTCGTTCGTCGAGGGGCTGCGCAACGAGATCCAGATCGTGGTCACCGTGCTGTCGCTGGATCCCAACGACCTCTACGACGTGCTGGCGATCAACGCCGCGTCGGCGTCCACCCAGTTGGGCGGGGTGCCGTTCTCCGGCCCGATCGGCGGGGTGCGCGTCGCGCTGATCCCCGATGCTGGAAATACAGGGGCTACCTGGGTGGCGTTCCCGACCGTCAAGCAGCTCGAGGGCGCGGTGTTCGACATGGTCGTCGCCGGCCGGGTGCTGCCCGACGGTGACGTGGCGATCATGATGGTCGAGGCCGAGGCCACCGAGAACGTCATCGAACTGGTCAAGGGCGGGGCGCCGGCCCCGACCGAGGCCGTGGTGGCCGAGGGCCTGGAGGCCGCCAAGCCGTTCATCAAGGTGCTCTGCGCCGCCCAGCAGGAGCTGGCCGAACACGCCGCCAAACCGGTCGGCGAGTACCCGCTGTTCCCAGACTACGAACAGGACGTCTACGACGCGGTCGCCGCGGTGGCCACCGACGCGCTGTCGGAGGCGCTGACCATCGCCGGCAAGACCGAGCGCAACGAGCGCACCGACGAGATCAAGCTCGAGGTTCTCGAGCGGCTCGGCGAGCAGTTCGCCGGCCGCGAGAAGGAGATCGGCGCCGCCTTCCGGGCGTTGACGAAAAAGCTTGTGCGCCAGCGCATTCTCAAGGACCGCGTCCGCATCGACGGGCGCGGCGTGACCGACATCCGGGCACTGTACTCCGAGGTGGCGGTGGTGCCGCGGGCGCACGGCAGCGCGCTGTTCGAGCGCGGTGAGACCCAGATCCTGGGCATCACCACGCTCGACATGATGAAGATGGCCCAGCAGGTCGACTCGCTGGGGCCGGAGACCACCAAGCGCTACATGCACCACTACAACTTCCCGCCGTACTCGACCGGCGAGACCGGCCGGGTGGGCGCGCCCAAGCGTCGCGAGATCGGCCACGGCGCGCTCGCGGAGCGGGCGCTGATCCCGGTGCTGCCCAGTGTCGAGGAGTTCCCGTACGCGATCCGGCAGGTGTCGGAGGCGCTGGGGTCCAACGGTTCCACGTCGATGGGCTCGGTGTGTGCCTCCACCCTGGCGCTGCTGAACGCCGGCGTGCCGCTGAAGGCGCCGGTGGCCGGCATCGCGATGGGCCTGGTCTCCGACGAGGTCGAGGTCGAGCAGCCGGACGGCACCAAGAAGACCGAGCGGCGCTACGTCGCGCTTACCGACATCCTCGGCGCCGAGGACGCATTCGGCGACATGGACTTCAAGGTGGCCGGCACCCGGGAGTTCGTCACCGCGCTGCAGCTCGACACCAAGCTCGACGGGATCCCGTCGCAGGTGCTGGCCGATGCGCTGGCGCAGGCCAAGGACGCCCGCCTGACCATCCTGGACGTGATGGCGGACGCGATCAGTGAGCCCGACGAGATGAGCCCGTACGCGCCGCGGATCACCACGATCAAGGTGCCGGTGGACAAGATCGGCGAGGTCATCGGCCCGAAGGGCAAGGTGATCAACCAGATCACCGAGGAGACCGGTGCCGAGATCTCCATCGAGGACGACGGCACCGTCTACGTCGGCGCCACCGACGGGCCCAGCGCGCAGGCCGCGATCGACCGGATCAACGCCATCGCCAACCCGCAGATGCCCAAGGTCGGCGAGCGGTTCCTGGGAACCGTCGTCAAGACAACCGATTTCGGCGCGTTCGTGTCGCTGCTGCCCGGCCGCGACGGGCTGGTGCACATCTCGAAGCTCGGCAAGGGTAAGCGGATCGCCAAGGTGGAGGACGTCGTCAGCGTCGGAGAGAAACTGCGAGTGGAGATCGCCGACATCGACAACCGGGGCAAGATCTCGCTGATCCTCGTCAACGACGACGACGAGTCGGCGGGATCGTCGAACGCTGCTCCTGCAGATGCCGCGAGCAGCCGCAAGTAG
- the dapB gene encoding 4-hydroxy-tetrahydrodipicolinate reductase, translating to MRVGVLGSKGKVGATMVAAVGAAEDLTFTTGVDAGDDINRLVETSTEVVIDFTHPDVVMDNLKFVIDNGVHAVVGTTGFTDERLRRVRQWVDAKPGVGVLIAPNFAIGAVLSMHFARQAARFFESVEVIELHHPQKADAPSGTAARTARLIAEARKGMPPNPDATTTALDGARGADVDGIPVHSVRLAGLVAHQEVLFGTQGETLTIRHDSIDRTSFVPGVLLAVRQIARRPGLTVGLEPLLDLR from the coding sequence ATGCGAGTCGGAGTGCTGGGGTCCAAGGGCAAGGTCGGGGCGACCATGGTGGCGGCGGTGGGGGCCGCCGAGGATCTGACGTTCACCACCGGTGTCGACGCCGGTGACGACATCAACCGGCTGGTCGAGACCTCGACCGAGGTCGTCATCGACTTCACCCACCCGGATGTCGTCATGGACAACCTGAAGTTCGTGATCGACAACGGAGTTCACGCCGTCGTCGGCACCACCGGCTTCACCGACGAGCGGCTGCGCCGGGTTCGGCAGTGGGTGGACGCCAAACCCGGTGTCGGCGTGCTGATCGCCCCCAACTTCGCGATCGGCGCGGTGTTGTCGATGCATTTCGCCCGGCAGGCCGCCCGGTTCTTCGAATCGGTCGAGGTGATCGAACTGCACCACCCGCAGAAGGCCGACGCTCCGTCGGGCACTGCGGCCCGCACCGCGCGGCTGATCGCCGAGGCGCGTAAGGGCATGCCGCCCAACCCCGATGCCACCACCACGGCGCTCGACGGGGCGCGCGGCGCCGACGTCGACGGGATCCCGGTGCATTCGGTGCGGCTGGCCGGCCTGGTCGCACACCAGGAGGTGCTGTTCGGCACCCAGGGCGAGACGCTGACCATCCGCCACGACAGCATCGACCGCACCTCGTTCGTGCCCGGTGTGCTGCTGGCGGTGCGCCAGATCGCCCGGCGCCCGGGTCTGACCGTCGGCCTGGAACCCCTGCTCGACCTGCGCTGA
- the lppU gene encoding LppU family putative lipoprotein: protein MRNPTARGAGRRGLVRAALSCIAVGAVVVAGAGCSTSKLGAPASEFSPGDCVRMSGTPEQPEATKVDCGSAESSYKVAATVEDREQCPSDVDTYYSLRSSVSDAATTLCLDIDWVVGGCMIIDPVSGRDPARVDCDDASAPNRERVVEILEDTADAGECAGGLGYPYPERNFTVCVEDVR from the coding sequence ATGCGAAATCCCACCGCGCGTGGCGCGGGCCGGCGTGGCCTGGTTCGCGCTGCTCTGAGTTGCATCGCCGTCGGGGCCGTGGTGGTGGCCGGGGCCGGGTGCTCCACGTCGAAGCTGGGGGCGCCGGCGAGCGAATTCAGTCCCGGCGACTGCGTGCGGATGAGCGGCACCCCCGAACAGCCCGAGGCCACCAAGGTGGACTGCGGCAGTGCCGAGTCCAGCTACAAGGTGGCCGCCACCGTGGAGGACCGGGAGCAGTGTCCGTCCGACGTCGACACGTACTACTCGCTGCGCAGCTCGGTCTCCGACGCCGCCACCACGCTGTGCCTGGACATCGACTGGGTGGTCGGCGGCTGCATGATCATCGACCCGGTCAGCGGCCGGGATCCGGCGCGGGTGGACTGTGACGACGCGTCCGCCCCGAACCGGGAGCGGGTCGTCGAGATACTGGAGGACACCGCCGACGCCGGTGAGTGCGCCGGCGGGCTCGGCTACCCCTACCCGGAACGCAACTTCACCGTCTGCGTCGAGGACGTTCGCTGA
- the ald gene encoding alanine dehydrogenase has translation MRVGIPTEIKNNEYRVAITPAGVAELVHRGHEVIIQSGAGEGSAIPDADFVKAGAGLVAGADQVWAEADLVLKVKEPIAAEYHRMRAGQTLFTYLHLAASKECTEALLAAGTTAIAYETVQTADGALPLLAPMSEVAGRLAAQVGAYHLMRSHGGRGVLMGGVPGVAPADVVVIGGGTAGYNAARVAAGMGAQVTVFDVNIDRLRAIDAESRGRLQTRFSTRTELEDAVTRADLVIGAVLVPGAKAPKLVSNSTVAQMQPGAVLVDIAIDQGGCFEDSHPTTHDDPTFGVHDTLFYCVANMPGAVPRTSTFALTNATLPYVLALADHGWRAACQADPALAAGLSTHEGALLSATVAADLDLPFTDPAEVLA, from the coding sequence ATGCGCGTCGGTATCCCGACCGAGATCAAGAACAACGAATACCGAGTCGCGATCACCCCGGCCGGCGTCGCCGAGCTGGTGCATCGCGGACACGAGGTCATCATTCAGTCCGGTGCCGGCGAGGGCTCGGCCATCCCGGACGCCGACTTCGTGAAGGCCGGCGCCGGACTGGTCGCCGGCGCCGATCAGGTGTGGGCCGAGGCCGACCTGGTGCTCAAGGTCAAGGAACCCATCGCGGCCGAGTACCACCGCATGCGCGCGGGCCAGACCCTGTTCACCTACCTGCACCTGGCCGCGTCGAAGGAGTGCACCGAGGCGCTGCTGGCCGCCGGCACCACCGCGATCGCCTACGAGACCGTGCAGACCGCAGACGGGGCGCTGCCGCTGCTGGCCCCGATGAGCGAGGTGGCCGGCCGGCTGGCCGCCCAGGTCGGCGCCTACCACCTGATGCGCAGCCACGGCGGACGCGGGGTGCTGATGGGCGGGGTGCCCGGGGTCGCCCCCGCCGACGTGGTGGTGATCGGCGGCGGCACCGCCGGCTACAACGCCGCGCGCGTGGCCGCCGGGATGGGGGCACAGGTGACGGTGTTCGACGTCAACATCGACCGGCTGCGGGCGATCGACGCCGAATCGCGGGGCCGCCTGCAGACCCGCTTCTCGACCCGGACGGAGCTCGAGGACGCGGTCACCCGTGCCGATCTGGTGATCGGCGCGGTGCTGGTGCCGGGCGCGAAAGCGCCCAAGCTGGTCAGCAATTCGACCGTCGCGCAGATGCAGCCCGGTGCGGTGCTGGTGGATATCGCCATCGATCAGGGCGGCTGTTTCGAGGACTCCCACCCGACCACGCACGACGATCCGACCTTCGGAGTGCACGACACGCTGTTCTACTGCGTGGCCAACATGCCCGGCGCGGTGCCGCGCACGTCGACGTTCGCGCTAACCAACGCGACCCTGCCGTACGTGCTGGCGCTGGCCGACCACGGCTGGCGCGCCGCCTGTCAGGCCGATCCCGCGCTGGCCGCCGGACTGTCGACCCACGAGGGCGCGCTGCTGTCGGCGACCGTGGCCGCCGATCTGGATCTGCCGTTCACCGACCCCGCCGAGGTGCTGGCCTGA